From Candidatus Electrothrix rattekaaiensis, one genomic window encodes:
- a CDS encoding BrnA antitoxin family protein, with the protein MKKEYDFSAAKRGSVIQQPGKTRITMYLDNDVLEEFRERADSSGAGYQTMINKALREYLHKRQEPVSEAALRKVVREELERVALH; encoded by the coding sequence GCAGCCAAACGCGGCTCGGTCATTCAACAGCCCGGAAAAACACGTATCACTATGTACCTCGACAATGATGTACTTGAAGAGTTTCGTGAACGGGCAGACTCTTCCGGGGCCGGTTATCAGACAATGATCAATAAAGCACTTCGTGAATATCTTCATAAGAGGCAAGAGCCTGTCAGCGAAGCAGCCCTGCGGAAGGTTGTTCGTGAAGAATTGGAACGAGTTGCTTTGCATTGA